A portion of the Pseudoalteromonas luteoviolacea genome contains these proteins:
- a CDS encoding phosphatidylinositol-specific phospholipase C, with translation MASVSTKNWMSTLSDDLTLDKISIPGTHDSGTQKAPPGAARTQNFNIYTQLNDGIRFLDIRVKTNNSEEEPLRIYHGDVTCNLSFGAVLNECKSFLLENTDETIVMLMNAATSRVKNVQEKFDFYLQKEAFKNLFYLKTKIPTLQESRGKIILLRRFDGDLGIDLSNGWQDNATFTLITPECQKFRIEDQYNEHNTHKKMSAVQSLIDSAVMDPDDGDMYITYNSIAFASHTPYQYAWGGGVGKVDPKMNPGLTSYLRDKQKGSRLGIVVFDFYNNEVGKIDNKNIELIINKNHDVCLS, from the coding sequence ATGGCATCTGTAAGCACAAAAAATTGGATGAGTACTCTTAGTGATGATTTAACATTAGATAAAATTTCTATACCAGGTACACATGATTCGGGAACTCAAAAAGCTCCCCCTGGAGCCGCAAGAACACAAAATTTTAATATTTACACTCAGCTAAATGATGGTATTCGGTTTCTTGATATCCGTGTAAAAACAAACAACTCAGAAGAAGAACCCTTGCGAATTTACCATGGAGACGTTACATGTAACCTTTCATTTGGCGCCGTCCTTAATGAATGCAAAAGTTTTCTTTTAGAGAATACGGATGAAACCATTGTCATGTTAATGAATGCAGCGACGAGTAGGGTTAAAAATGTACAAGAAAAGTTTGATTTTTATCTACAAAAAGAAGCTTTTAAAAACTTATTCTACTTGAAAACCAAAATACCAACATTACAAGAGTCGCGAGGAAAAATTATTTTGTTAAGGCGATTTGATGGCGATCTAGGTATAGATTTATCTAATGGTTGGCAAGATAATGCAACTTTTACCTTAATTACACCAGAATGCCAAAAATTTAGGATCGAGGATCAATATAACGAACATAATACGCATAAGAAAATGTCAGCTGTTCAATCCTTGATTGACAGTGCGGTTATGGATCCAGACGATGGTGATATGTATATTACTTACAATAGTATCGCATTTGCATCACATACCCCTTATCAATATGCATGGGGTGGAGGAGTTGGTAAAGTTGACCCGAAAATGAACCCTGGGCTAACAAGCTATCTAAGAGACAAACAAAAGGGCAGTAGGCTAGGTATTGTTGTGTTTGATTTTTATAATAACGAGGTTGGTAAGATTGATAACAAAAATATAGAGCTTATTATCAATAAAAATCATGATGTTTGTCTAAGTTGA
- a CDS encoding YceI family protein — protein sequence MKKGIVSAVLATGLLMAGTANAAEYKVDKAGAHAFINFKIKHLGYSWLTGRFNDFDGKFSYDKNKPNESKIDIVINTASIDSNHAERDKHLRGKDFLNVKKFPQATFESTKYEQVNDKEAKLTGLLELNGVKRTITFPVEKIGEGQDPWGGYRVGFSGETSLKLKDFGIDYNLGPASTHVTLELHIEGIRL from the coding sequence ATGAAAAAGGGTATCGTGAGTGCGGTGTTAGCGACAGGTCTACTTATGGCTGGAACAGCGAATGCTGCCGAGTACAAAGTAGATAAAGCTGGTGCACATGCATTCATCAATTTTAAAATTAAGCACCTAGGCTACAGCTGGCTAACAGGCAGATTCAATGACTTTGATGGTAAATTTAGCTATGACAAAAATAAGCCAAATGAGTCTAAAATCGATATTGTGATAAACACGGCAAGTATTGACTCAAACCATGCTGAGCGAGATAAGCACCTACGTGGTAAAGACTTTTTAAACGTAAAGAAATTCCCACAAGCAACGTTTGAAAGCACCAAGTATGAGCAAGTAAACGACAAAGAAGCCAAGCTTACAGGCTTATTAGAGTTGAACGGTGTAAAAAGAACCATTACATTCCCAGTTGAAAAAATTGGCGAAGGGCAAGATCCTTGGGGCGGCTACCGTGTTGGTTTTTCTGGTGAAACATCTTTAAAACTGAAAGACTTTGGTATCGACTATAACTTAGGGCCTGCATCGACACACGTCACGCTTGAATTGCATATTGAAGGCATTCGCCTTTAA
- a CDS encoding cytochrome b — translation MLKNSVQGYGWVSIAVHWLMAVAIFFMFGLGLYMVELTYYDAWYKGSLDLHKSMGIILMGVWFFRLVWRQLNTKPKALPGPKLEQIAARVGHQFLYILMLLLLLSGYFISTADGRPISVFELFEIPALPWSFDNQEDIVGDIHFWLAWSLIGFVAVHVLAALKHQFINKDGGLSRILKVSK, via the coding sequence ATGCTAAAAAATAGCGTTCAGGGTTATGGTTGGGTAAGCATCGCCGTGCATTGGCTCATGGCCGTGGCCATCTTTTTTATGTTTGGTCTTGGATTGTATATGGTGGAGCTAACCTATTATGACGCTTGGTATAAAGGGTCATTAGATTTACATAAATCGATGGGTATCATATTGATGGGAGTGTGGTTCTTCAGATTGGTGTGGCGACAGCTAAATACAAAACCAAAAGCGTTACCCGGACCAAAGTTAGAACAGATTGCTGCGAGAGTAGGGCATCAGTTTTTATACATTTTGATGTTACTTCTATTACTCAGTGGTTACTTTATCTCAACCGCAGATGGCAGGCCGATAAGTGTATTTGAATTGTTTGAAATCCCAGCGCTGCCTTGGTCTTTTGACAACCAAGAGGACATTGTAGGTGACATACACTTTTGGTTGGCGTGGAGTTTAATCGGATTTGTGGCAGTGCACGTGTTAGCTGCATTGAAACACCAATTTATCAATAAAGACGGCGGCTTAAGTCGTATTTTAAAAGTATCAAAATAA
- a CDS encoding LysR family transcriptional regulator, translated as MQKLNWDDFKVAHTVAKAGSLAKAATILKCNHTTVLRHINRLEDALNVTLFIRHQRGYQLTDAGQIMSETLDDLDIQFIALEDKLQSIQQDFSGKIRITTVTSYSALLAPAMQQFRKQYPKVRIELLATDEVIPPQSGNIHVSLRAGPEPKEPDLIAKHVISLKISYFASKEYMSEYGLPQCEDEFNQFHWLMPDSSKHHIPFINQVIKRLKNDSIVYTSNQFSDIQSAVVSGMGIGPLSENDAIKYPNLVRLDGCPLLCTENVGALWYTYHKDLKQNAKIRALYEYLVAHTQHLSVE; from the coding sequence ATGCAGAAATTGAATTGGGACGATTTTAAAGTCGCTCATACCGTTGCCAAAGCAGGCTCACTTGCAAAGGCTGCGACTATCTTAAAATGCAACCATACTACCGTATTGCGACATATCAATCGCTTGGAAGACGCACTCAATGTAACTTTGTTTATCCGCCATCAAAGAGGATATCAGCTTACTGACGCAGGCCAAATAATGAGTGAAACACTCGATGATCTCGACATCCAGTTTATTGCTTTAGAAGACAAACTCCAGAGCATTCAGCAAGACTTTAGCGGCAAAATTCGCATCACAACGGTGACTTCTTACTCTGCACTGTTGGCACCAGCAATGCAACAGTTCAGAAAACAATACCCCAAAGTCAGGATAGAACTCCTGGCCACCGATGAGGTGATCCCGCCGCAAAGTGGCAATATTCATGTTTCATTACGGGCAGGCCCTGAGCCAAAAGAGCCTGATTTAATTGCTAAGCATGTGATCTCTTTGAAAATTTCTTACTTTGCATCAAAAGAGTACATGTCAGAATATGGCTTGCCACAATGTGAAGATGAGTTTAATCAATTTCATTGGCTCATGCCTGATAGCTCAAAACATCATATTCCGTTTATCAACCAAGTGATCAAACGCTTAAAAAATGACAGCATTGTGTACACCAGCAATCAATTTTCGGATATACAATCAGCAGTTGTCAGCGGTATGGGCATAGGGCCGCTATCTGAAAATGACGCAATCAAGTACCCAAATTTAGTGAGATTAGATGGTTGCCCACTCCTTTGTACTGAGAACGTTGGCGCACTTTGGTATACCTACCACAAAGATCTCAAGCAAAATGCTAAAATACGTGCACTTTATGAGTACTTGGTTGCGCACACTCAGCACTTATCCGTAGAATGA
- a CDS encoding cupin domain-containing protein, which yields MKTKLTLCIFALTCLLSGNAIADSNEVTVKTLTKTSQSWDGTPLPAYPQGKPEITLLDIHIPSGTELPLHLHPVINAGVVLSGELHVTKKSGEQLILKSGDPIVELVNQWHKGKAVGEEDVRIIVFYAGEQGKEITVKKH from the coding sequence ATGAAAACGAAACTCACACTCTGTATTTTTGCTTTGACGTGTTTGCTCAGTGGTAATGCCATTGCTGATAGTAACGAAGTGACAGTAAAAACGTTAACTAAAACATCGCAAAGCTGGGATGGCACACCTTTACCCGCATATCCTCAAGGCAAGCCTGAAATTACATTGCTAGACATTCATATTCCATCAGGTACAGAGTTGCCGCTACATCTTCACCCAGTCATTAACGCAGGAGTTGTGTTATCTGGGGAATTACATGTCACCAAAAAAAGTGGTGAGCAGCTCATTCTTAAGTCAGGTGATCCGATCGTTGAGCTTGTAAACCAATGGCATAAGGGTAAAGCTGTGGGCGAAGAAGATGTCCGTATTATCGTATTTTATGCCGGTGAGCAGGGTAAAGAAATCACTGTGAAAAAACACTAA
- a CDS encoding SulP family inorganic anion transporter has protein sequence MFNLIGKAPSSAKNDVLSGLTVALALVPEAVAFAFVAQVDPLVGLYAAFIVGLITSIFGGRPGMISGATGALAVVMVSLVVEHGVEYLFATVLLMGILQILAGIFKLGKFIRMVPHPVMLGFVNGLAIVIFLAQLGQFKVMDESGTLQWMQGSELYIMAGLVALTMAIIHFLPKLTTAVPSSLAAILVVTGIVIGFDLDARNVLDYLKDMSGNADATIAGGFPAFHIPDVPWNLETLKIIFPYALILAAIGLIESLLTLTLIDEITETRGNSNRECVGQGAANVTCGVFGAMGGCAMIGQSMININSGGRSRLSGITAALLLLGFILFAASLIEMIPLAALVGVMFMVVLGTFEWSSFRLMKRIPKSDAFVIVLVSGVTVITDLAIAVCVGVIVSALVFAWEHAKHIYTNNYIDDEGSKVYELHGPLFFGSVKNFTELFDVPNDPDDVIVEFKHSRVADHSAIEAIDALAEKYTKAGKKLHLRHLSEDCKQLLDNASDLVEINVIEDPKYKVASDKLA, from the coding sequence ATGTTTAATCTTATAGGCAAAGCACCAAGCTCTGCTAAGAACGACGTGCTTTCTGGTTTAACTGTTGCGTTAGCATTGGTACCAGAAGCGGTCGCATTCGCATTTGTTGCACAAGTCGACCCATTGGTTGGTTTGTATGCAGCATTTATCGTTGGATTGATCACGTCGATTTTTGGTGGTCGTCCAGGAATGATTTCAGGTGCAACCGGTGCACTTGCAGTAGTTATGGTAAGCCTTGTGGTTGAACATGGCGTTGAATACCTCTTCGCCACTGTATTATTGATGGGTATTTTACAGATATTAGCGGGTATCTTTAAGTTAGGTAAGTTTATCCGAATGGTTCCGCATCCCGTTATGCTTGGCTTTGTCAATGGCTTGGCTATTGTCATTTTCTTAGCCCAGTTAGGTCAATTCAAGGTTATGGATGAGTCAGGGACACTTCAGTGGATGCAAGGCTCTGAGCTGTATATCATGGCGGGTTTAGTGGCTTTAACTATGGCAATTATTCATTTCCTTCCAAAGCTGACAACGGCCGTGCCGTCAAGCTTAGCGGCTATTCTAGTGGTGACGGGTATTGTAATTGGCTTTGATTTAGATGCACGTAACGTACTTGATTACCTAAAAGATATGAGCGGCAATGCAGATGCAACAATCGCTGGTGGTTTCCCTGCATTCCATATCCCTGATGTACCATGGAATCTTGAGACGCTTAAAATTATCTTTCCGTATGCACTGATCTTGGCTGCCATTGGTCTAATTGAATCACTACTGACATTAACACTGATTGATGAAATCACAGAAACACGCGGTAACAGTAACCGTGAATGTGTTGGCCAAGGTGCTGCAAACGTAACATGTGGTGTGTTTGGTGCAATGGGTGGTTGTGCGATGATTGGTCAATCTATGATTAACATTAATTCTGGTGGTCGTAGCAGACTGTCTGGCATTACCGCAGCATTATTATTACTAGGCTTCATTTTATTTGCGGCAAGTTTAATTGAGATGATCCCACTTGCTGCACTTGTCGGTGTGATGTTTATGGTTGTACTTGGCACATTTGAATGGTCAAGCTTTCGTTTAATGAAGCGTATTCCCAAGAGTGACGCGTTTGTGATTGTATTGGTATCAGGTGTGACTGTGATCACTGACCTGGCCATTGCGGTATGTGTGGGTGTAATTGTCTCAGCGCTTGTATTTGCTTGGGAGCATGCGAAGCACATTTACACTAATAACTATATTGATGATGAAGGTTCTAAAGTATACGAACTACACGGCCCATTATTCTTCGGTTCAGTGAAAAACTTCACAGAATTGTTTGATGTTCCAAACGATCCAGACGACGTAATTGTTGAGTTTAAACATAGCCGCGTTGCGGATCACAGTGCCATTGAGGCCATTGATGCGCTAGCTGAGAAATACACTAAAGCAGGTAAAAAACTGCACTTACGTCACTTAAGTGAGGACTGTAAGCAGTTACTTGATAATGCATCAGACTTGGTTGAAATCAACGTGATTGAAGACCCTAAATACAAAGTGGCTTCAGACAAACTAGCCTAA
- a CDS encoding Lrp/AsnC family transcriptional regulator, with amino-acid sequence MSLNQVDRQILALLQQDASLSTAEIADKVGLSQSPCWRRIAKLEQDGFIKGKVALLDEKQLGFDMLVYAHVKLSNHGRSNLAEFEKLIMSYDEVTECYTMAGTMDFMLRIVSKGIEGYELFVRDNLLNLEYVQEVHSNVTMTCVKRSTALPII; translated from the coding sequence ATGTCATTAAATCAAGTTGATCGTCAGATACTAGCGTTGTTACAGCAAGATGCAAGTTTGTCTACTGCAGAAATTGCAGACAAAGTAGGATTATCACAATCTCCTTGTTGGAGACGCATCGCTAAATTGGAACAAGATGGGTTCATAAAAGGGAAAGTTGCGCTGTTGGACGAAAAGCAACTTGGCTTCGATATGTTAGTGTATGCCCATGTAAAGTTATCGAACCATGGTCGCAGCAATCTTGCTGAATTTGAAAAATTGATCATGAGTTATGATGAAGTCACTGAGTGCTACACTATGGCTGGCACAATGGACTTCATGCTTAGGATCGTTTCTAAGGGAATCGAAGGGTATGAACTATTTGTTCGTGACAATTTATTGAATCTAGAATATGTACAAGAAGTTCACTCTAATGTGACCATGACGTGCGTTAAGCGTTCAACTGCCTTACCAATTATATAG
- a CDS encoding MBL fold metallo-hydrolase, with protein sequence MKVLTIPVTPFMQNCRVIACESTGKAAIVDPGGDADKIIAVVKQHNLDVDLVLLTHGHLDHVGVSEALAKQFNVDIVGPHIDDTFWLDGLPMQAQMFGFAPHDSFLPHHWLNEGDVVELGELRLQVRHCPGHTPGHVVFYEPASATVLVGDVLFKGSVGRTDFPKGDASQLKHAIKTKLFTLDDETRVLSGHGEDTTIGYEKRNNPFMSGRFG encoded by the coding sequence ATGAAAGTTTTAACAATACCTGTAACGCCGTTTATGCAAAACTGTCGAGTTATCGCTTGCGAGTCTACGGGAAAAGCTGCCATAGTAGATCCCGGTGGTGATGCTGACAAAATTATTGCAGTTGTGAAGCAGCATAACCTTGATGTAGATCTAGTTTTGCTTACACATGGTCACTTGGATCATGTGGGTGTCAGTGAGGCACTTGCCAAACAATTTAATGTAGACATTGTTGGCCCTCATATCGATGATACGTTTTGGCTAGATGGTTTACCTATGCAGGCGCAGATGTTTGGATTCGCGCCACATGACTCATTTTTGCCTCACCATTGGTTAAACGAAGGTGATGTTGTTGAGCTTGGCGAGTTGAGATTGCAAGTGCGGCATTGTCCAGGCCATACACCCGGACATGTTGTTTTTTATGAACCTGCAAGTGCGACAGTACTGGTTGGTGATGTGCTGTTTAAAGGTTCAGTGGGGCGTACTGATTTTCCTAAAGGAGATGCCTCACAACTTAAGCACGCTATTAAAACAAAGCTTTTTACCTTGGATGATGAAACTCGGGTATTGAGTGGTCACGGAGAAGATACCACTATAGGGTACGAGAAGCGTAATAACCCATTTATGAGCGGTCGCTTTGGGTAG
- a CDS encoding M14 family metallopeptidase — translation MSLGIVLLSATLNLNSHLPPLQLWQGQSENLMQQEGPLTTDFELSGGLSSPNYQQTNAFIKRLVASNPTQFKSVKIGVSDQGRNINMLLAVEDSQFSPAMMKNNNKPTLLIQAGIHAGEIDGKDAMFMLLRDIATGKRRDILSKVNILFIPILNVDGHERSSEFNRINQRGPVTMGFRTNSKNLNLNRDYTKLDTPGVRSVLQVINDYSPALYVDVHVTDGADYQYDVTYGFNPSFASESPAIAQVLEEQFTPTIDQKLTKNGHIPGPLIFVMDKRDLEKGLAGWVASPRFSNGWGDIKGLPTILVENHSLKPYKQRVLGTYVFIDGVIDALAHHHKDLHNAVETEKQSHPKELVVSRSYSQQPDYVNFKGIKYKSFESALSGHKEVKYLGEPINYDKLPVYWQKDVKTTVQVPEAFYIPPQYTDLVDKLKLHGVEVETLATGTSLAALTQLTVDKHSFAKTPFEGRFRVEATFKSSVLDEEVSLSGWTKVSTKQAYSELVTHLLYPAAPDSFFAWGDFHSIFQRTEYVENYALEPYARKMLKESPKLALAFDKKIREDKNFAKSDKQRLEWLYEKTPYYDKAYLKYPILMSYTGQ, via the coding sequence ATGAGTTTAGGTATTGTTCTGCTTTCCGCAACGCTTAATTTGAATAGTCATCTCCCTCCATTGCAACTTTGGCAAGGTCAAAGTGAAAATTTAATGCAACAAGAAGGACCTCTGACAACAGACTTTGAGTTAAGTGGTGGATTGTCGTCTCCGAATTATCAACAAACAAATGCATTTATAAAGCGTTTAGTCGCATCTAACCCTACGCAGTTCAAGTCGGTAAAAATTGGTGTGAGCGATCAGGGCAGAAATATTAATATGCTGTTAGCTGTTGAAGATAGCCAATTTTCACCAGCGATGATGAAAAATAATAATAAACCGACATTATTGATCCAAGCGGGCATCCACGCTGGTGAAATTGACGGTAAAGATGCCATGTTTATGCTACTTAGAGATATTGCTACAGGAAAGCGCCGTGATATCTTGAGTAAAGTAAACATTTTGTTTATTCCAATATTGAACGTAGATGGTCACGAAAGAAGTAGTGAGTTTAATCGTATAAACCAACGTGGCCCCGTGACCATGGGCTTTAGAACAAACTCGAAAAACTTAAATTTAAACCGTGACTACACCAAGCTAGACACACCAGGTGTACGTTCAGTACTACAAGTAATTAATGATTACTCCCCAGCGTTGTACGTAGATGTGCACGTCACAGATGGTGCTGATTACCAGTATGACGTAACCTATGGATTCAATCCGAGTTTTGCCAGTGAATCACCTGCAATAGCACAAGTTTTAGAAGAACAATTTACGCCAACTATTGATCAAAAGCTGACAAAAAATGGTCATATTCCTGGTCCGCTTATATTTGTGATGGATAAACGTGATCTTGAGAAAGGTTTGGCGGGGTGGGTTGCGTCACCGAGATTTTCAAATGGTTGGGGAGATATCAAAGGGTTACCAACTATTTTGGTTGAAAACCACTCCTTGAAGCCATATAAACAGCGTGTATTAGGCACTTATGTCTTTATAGATGGTGTGATTGATGCGCTAGCACATCATCATAAAGATTTACATAACGCAGTGGAAACTGAAAAGCAGTCTCACCCTAAAGAGCTTGTTGTTTCAAGATCTTATAGCCAACAGCCTGATTATGTAAATTTCAAGGGCATTAAGTATAAAAGCTTTGAAAGTGCGCTGTCTGGGCATAAAGAAGTAAAATATCTTGGCGAGCCAATTAACTATGATAAGTTGCCTGTTTATTGGCAGAAAGACGTCAAAACGACTGTGCAAGTTCCTGAGGCGTTTTACATTCCTCCACAATATACTGATTTAGTGGATAAACTAAAACTACATGGTGTCGAGGTTGAAACACTTGCAACAGGCACATCATTAGCCGCTTTAACACAGCTGACGGTCGATAAACACAGCTTCGCTAAAACGCCATTTGAAGGGCGTTTTAGAGTAGAAGCAACATTCAAATCTAGCGTGTTAGATGAAGAAGTTTCTCTTTCTGGGTGGACTAAAGTTTCTACAAAACAAGCATACTCTGAATTAGTAACACATTTGCTTTACCCTGCGGCCCCAGACTCATTTTTCGCATGGGGAGACTTCCATAGTATTTTCCAGCGTACAGAATATGTTGAAAATTATGCACTTGAGCCATATGCTAGGAAGATGTTAAAAGAGAGTCCTAAGCTTGCTTTGGCATTTGATAAAAAGATCCGTGAGGATAAAAACTTTGCTAAAAGTGATAAACAAAGGCTTGAATGGCTGTATGAAAAAACACCATACTATGATAAAGCATATTTGAAGTATCCGATTTTAATGTCGTATACGGGGCAGTAA
- a CDS encoding SDR family oxidoreductase, with translation MSKSILITGCSTGIGLYCAKTLYKSGYKVIASVRDPKHRSQFEKLNIPCILLDLADDASINQGFQQALDLCDGKLDILFNNGAYGQPGAVEDLPTEVLRQQFEVNFFGWHTLTRLAVAHMRVQGQGRIIQNSSVLGLVALPYRGAYNASKFALEGLTDTLRMELVDTNIQISLIEPGPILSDFRKNARQAFEQHIDIESSHHKDEYQAQLTRLKAQTAPQKFTLGPEAVYDKLIHAIEAPNAKARYYVTFPTYLMGYLKRILSTNWLDKLLLKNP, from the coding sequence ATGAGTAAAAGTATTTTAATCACAGGATGCTCGACAGGTATAGGATTGTATTGTGCAAAAACACTGTATAAATCCGGGTACAAAGTTATCGCCTCTGTTAGAGACCCAAAACACCGCTCACAATTTGAAAAGCTCAACATACCATGTATTTTACTCGATTTAGCTGACGATGCGTCAATAAACCAAGGATTCCAACAGGCACTTGACTTATGTGACGGAAAACTCGATATACTGTTTAACAACGGAGCATATGGTCAACCGGGTGCGGTAGAAGACTTACCAACAGAGGTGTTAAGGCAACAATTTGAAGTTAATTTTTTTGGTTGGCATACTCTAACCCGCCTCGCTGTCGCGCATATGAGAGTACAAGGACAAGGTAGGATCATCCAAAACTCTTCTGTTTTAGGCTTAGTTGCGCTGCCTTATCGCGGTGCATACAACGCCAGTAAATTCGCATTGGAAGGCCTTACCGACACCCTCAGAATGGAGCTTGTAGATACCAATATACAAATTAGTCTCATTGAGCCAGGACCTATCTTATCTGACTTTAGAAAAAATGCCCGACAGGCATTTGAACAACATATTGATATTGAATCCAGTCATCATAAAGATGAATATCAAGCGCAATTAACCAGGCTCAAAGCGCAAACCGCGCCGCAAAAATTTACGCTGGGTCCTGAGGCTGTTTACGATAAATTGATACATGCCATTGAAGCGCCAAATGCTAAAGCAAGATATTACGTTACTTTTCCAACTTATTTGATGGGTTACTTGAAACGCATTTTAAGTACAAATTGGTTAGACAAATTACTGCTGAAAAATCCCTGA
- the rplT gene encoding 50S ribosomal protein L20: MARVKRGVIARARHKKVLKQAKGYYGARSRVYRVAFQAVTKAGQYAYRDRRAKKRTFRQLWIARINAAARQNGLSYSRFINGLKKSSIEIDRKILADIAVYDQVAFTALVEKAKEGLAA, from the coding sequence ATGGCAAGAGTTAAACGCGGTGTTATCGCACGTGCACGTCACAAAAAAGTATTAAAGCAAGCTAAAGGTTACTACGGAGCACGTTCACGTGTTTACCGCGTAGCGTTCCAAGCTGTAACTAAAGCTGGTCAATATGCATACCGTGACCGTCGCGCTAAGAAACGTACTTTCCGTCAACTATGGATTGCACGTATCAATGCTGCAGCACGTCAAAACGGCCTATCTTACAGCCGCTTCATTAACGGCCTTAAAAAGTCGTCAATTGAAATCGATCGTAAGATCCTAGCTGATATCGCAGTATACGACCAAGTAGCTTTCACTGCTCTAGTAGAGAAAGCAAAAGAAGGTCTTGCAGCTTAA
- the rpmI gene encoding 50S ribosomal protein L35: MAYKLKTHRGAAKRFKKTASGGYKRKQSHLRHILTKKSSKRKLHLRAKSMVHKNDLGLIDRMLPFA; the protein is encoded by the coding sequence ATGGCTTATAAGCTAAAAACACACAGAGGTGCTGCAAAGCGCTTCAAAAAGACTGCTTCAGGCGGTTACAAGCGTAAACAGTCGCATCTTCGTCACATCCTGACTAAGAAGTCTTCTAAGCGTAAACTACACCTACGTGCTAAGTCTATGGTTCATAAGAATGACCTAGGCCTTATCGATCGTATGTTACCATTCGCTTAA
- the infC gene encoding translation initiation factor IF-3: MEERTIRGGKKGQTTAQKNRINDEITAKEVRLIDAEGEQAGIVSTRDALAQAESAGLDLVEISPNAEPPVAKVMDYGKFVFEKAKLQKEQKKKQKQIQVKEIKFRPGTDEGDYQVKLRNLRKFLEGGDKAKITIRFRGREMAHQEIAISMLNRLKADLEEIAQVESFPNRVEGRQMVMMMAPIAKKA, translated from the coding sequence TTGGAGGAACGTACCATTAGAGGCGGCAAAAAAGGGCAAACTACTGCTCAAAAGAATCGTATCAATGATGAAATCACAGCGAAAGAAGTTCGCTTAATCGATGCTGAAGGTGAGCAAGCGGGCATTGTCTCTACGAGAGATGCGCTAGCGCAAGCAGAAAGCGCAGGTTTAGACCTTGTTGAAATCAGTCCAAACGCTGAGCCACCAGTGGCTAAGGTAATGGACTATGGTAAGTTCGTTTTTGAAAAAGCAAAATTACAAAAAGAACAGAAGAAAAAGCAAAAACAGATCCAGGTTAAAGAGATTAAATTCCGCCCTGGCACTGACGAAGGTGACTATCAAGTTAAACTTCGTAACTTGCGCAAGTTCTTAGAAGGTGGCGACAAGGCGAAAATCACCATCCGTTTCCGTGGTCGTGAAATGGCTCACCAAGAAATCGCAATCAGCATGCTTAATCGCTTAAAAGCAGATTTGGAAGAAATCGCTCAAGTTGAGTCTTTCCCAAATCGTGTTGAAGGTCGCCAGATGGTTATGATGATGGCACCTATTGCAAAAAAAGCATAA